The Mobula hypostoma unplaced genomic scaffold, sMobHyp1.1 scaffold_36, whole genome shotgun sequence genome window below encodes:
- the LOC134341643 gene encoding zinc finger protein 239-like, which translates to MAHQRVHTGEQLFTCSDCGKGFTRSSALLRHQSVHTGERPFTCSDCGKGFTCSSKLKVHQRVHTGERPFTCSDCGKGFSLSSQLKIHQRFHTGERPFTCSDCGKGFTSSSELKGHQRFHTGEKPFTCSDCGKGFTRSSDLLVHTSVHTGERPFKCSDCGKGFTQSSKLKVHQRVHTGERPFTCSVCGKGFARSCQLKAHQRVHTGEWPFTCSDCGKGFTYSSHLKEHQRVHTGERPFTCSDCGKGFSRLSHLLVHKSVHTGERPFTCSVCGKGFTQSSQLKGHQSVHTGERPFTCSDCGKGFTRSFHLLRHQRLHTG; encoded by the coding sequence atggctcaccagcgagttcacactggagagcagctgttcacctgctcagactgtggaaagggattcactcggtcatccgccctactgagacaccagtcagttcacaccggggagcggccattcacctgctcagactgtgggaagggattcacttgctcatctaaactgaaggtacatcagcgagttcacactggggagaggccattcacctgctcagactgtgggaagggattcagtttgtcatctcaactgaagatacatcagcgatttcacactggggagcgaccgttcacctgctcggactgtgggaagggattcacttcgtcatctgaactgaagggaCATCAGCGATTTCACACCGgtgagaagccgttcacctgctcagactgtgggaagggattcactcggtcatccgacCTACTGGTACACACGtcagttcatactggggagaggccgttcaaatgctcagactgtgggaagggattcactcagtcatctaaactgaaggtacatcagagagttcacactggggagaggccattcacctgctcagtgtgtgggaagggatttgctcGGTCATGTCAACTGAAGgcacatcagagagttcacaccggggagtggccgttcacctgctcagactgtgggaagggattcacttactcatctcatctgaaggaacaccagcgagttcacactggggagaggccgttcacctgctcagactgtgggaagggattcagtcggttATCCCACCTACTTGTAcacaagtcagttcacactggggagaggccgttcacctgctcagtgtgtgggaagggattcactcagtcatctcaactgaagggacaccagtcagttcacactggggagaggccgtttacctgctcagactgtgggaaaggattcactcggtcatttcacctactgagacaccagCGACTTCACACCGGgtag